ATAAAGGTGTTGTTGCAATTTCAAGTAAAGAGGGTGAAATAACGGTTGAAGACGAAGATAGAACCATAGAAGCTGCCTCGGCAGTTAACCTTACTCCGAATAGAGAAATATTACATGTTATCCCCCAAGCTTTTACTGTTGATGATCAGGAAGGTATAAAAGATCCTGTTGGGATGACAGGTATTAGGCTAGAAGTAAAGACACATATTATACATGGATCTATGCCAGCTATTAGAAATTTAAGTAAATGCATCGATCAGGCTGGAGCTGATATTGATGGAATGGTTGTTGTACCAATTGCTGCCAGTATGTCTGTTTTATCAAAGAGACAAAAAGAATTAGGCTGTGCGTTGATAGATTTAGGGGGAGGCACGACTAGTATCGCTGTTTTCGAAGAAGGTAATATAATAGGTAGCAGAGTGTTACCGATTGGCGCTAATCATATTACAAATGATATAGCTATTGGTTTGAGAACTTCGGTAGATATTGCCGAAAGAGTTAAAATAGAATATGGAACAGCTATGAAAAAAGATATAAATAAAAAAGATGAAATAGATCTTTCCAGCTTTAGTAAAATTGAGGATGCAAAAGTTAAACGGGTGGATGTTGTTGATATTATTGAGGCTAGACTCTCAGAAATTTTTTCTTTAGTCAGAAAAGAATTAAATAAAATTAAAAAAGGTAGCTTGCTTCCATGTGGCGTTATATTAACTGGCGGTGGAGCAAAGCTACCAGGCATAGTAGATTTTGTTAAAGAAGAATTAAAACTTCCAGCACAGGTTGGTTTTCCAAGAGATATAGAAGGAATTGTTGATAGAGTTGATGACCCTTTATTTTCTGTACCCTTAGGCCTTGTAATTTGGGCATTCGAGCAAGGTGGTTCTAATAAATCATTTATAAAATCTTTGAAAAATGTTCCAATTAATAGTTTTATGAAAAATGCTAAAAAATGGTTTAAAAACTTTCTTCCTTAATCAAATTACTTTACTTTTATTATAAATACTTGGTTATGCATAAAAGACTTGCCAAGTATTTATATTATGCTATACTTTGCTTGTATAGTGTTGAACCCCAAAAATGGTCACAGAATTTTAAAAAAAATTAACTATAAATCATTGAACAATAATATTGTTCTTAAACCTTTTTAGCAAATAGGAGGTTAACAAATGGAAGTAAAACCAGATATTGAGACTTTCGCTAAAATTAAAGTAGTTGGTGTCGGAGGCGGCGGTTCTCAAGCAGTAAACAGAATGATTAGCTCTAAACTTAAAGGCGTTGAATTTATTTCAATTAATACTGATGCTCAGGCTCTACATTTTTCTGAGGCATCAAAAAAGATTCATATCGGTAAGGAAATCACCAGAGGATTAGGGGCTGGAGCTGATCCGGAGATTGGTAAAAAGTCTGGAGAAGAAGATAGAGAAGAAATTAGCGAAGCATTGGCAGGTGCTGATATGGTTTTCATAACTTATGGTTTAGGTGGAGGTACTGGAACTGGTGCTGGTCCAATTGTTGCTGAAGTTGCTAAGAGTCTTGGAGCTCTTACAGTTGCTGTTGTTACAAAACCTTTTAATTTTGAAGGGCAGAAAAGAAAAGTAGTTGCGGATTCAGGTTTAACAGAATTAAGAGAAAAAGTAGATACTCTTATTACCATTCCTAATGATAGGGTTCTTCAGATAGTTGATAGAAAAACTTCCATGCTTGATGCACTTAAAATAGTTGACGATATTTTAAGACAAGGCGTACAAGGTATAGCAGATTTAATAACAATGCACGGAATGATTAACGTAGATTTTGCTGATGTTAAAACAATAATGGCAGAAGCAGGATCCGCTTTAATGGGTATTGGGATAGCTAGTGGCGATAATAGAGCTATTGATGCAGCAAAAGCCGCTATTGATAGTCCTTTGTTGGATCTTTCAATTGATGGTGC
This genomic interval from bacterium CG_4_10_14_0_2_um_filter_33_32 contains the following:
- the ftsA gene encoding cell division protein FtsA yields the protein MVREVKLKQSNFAVGLDVGTTKVCVVVARKNNNSSKIEVIGVGSSVTKGLRRGVVIDVEETVTSISAALEKAERMSGIHIDHAYISVGGTHLEAIDNKGVVAISSKEGEITVEDEDRTIEAASAVNLTPNREILHVIPQAFTVDDQEGIKDPVGMTGIRLEVKTHIIHGSMPAIRNLSKCIDQAGADIDGMVVVPIAASMSVLSKRQKELGCALIDLGGGTTSIAVFEEGNIIGSRVLPIGANHITNDIAIGLRTSVDIAERVKIEYGTAMKKDINKKDEIDLSSFSKIEDAKVKRVDVVDIIEARLSEIFSLVRKELNKIKKGSLLPCGVILTGGGAKLPGIVDFVKEELKLPAQVGFPRDIEGIVDRVDDPLFSVPLGLVIWAFEQGGSNKSFIKSLKNVPINSFMKNAKKWFKNFLP
- a CDS encoding cell division protein FtsZ, whose translation is MEVKPDIETFAKIKVVGVGGGGSQAVNRMISSKLKGVEFISINTDAQALHFSEASKKIHIGKEITRGLGAGADPEIGKKSGEEDREEISEALAGADMVFITYGLGGGTGTGAGPIVAEVAKSLGALTVAVVTKPFNFEGQKRKVVADSGLTELREKVDTLITIPNDRVLQIVDRKTSMLDALKIVDDILRQGVQGIADLITMHGMINVDFADVKTIMAEAGSALMGIGIASGDNRAIDAAKAAIDSPLLDLSIDGAKGVLFNVTGGYDLGMHEIDEAAKVITDATDPEANIIFGAVIDETMQGEIKITVIATGFDNKHYKKDEKIQKDHIVSDLHITDAFERHPLKTDKILETKEEKDEDEDDRPTRRISLDSEKEKEEIASFSEDDEFDVPAFIRRKLKK